Below is a genomic region from Virgibacillus dokdonensis.
CAAGCACTTGTCCATCTGTTTTCGAACCAGCTCCGATTCCAATTACAGGAATACGTAATTGATATGCAATTTTTTGCGCAAGCTGGTGCGGAATGCACTCTAATACAAGAGCAAATGCTCCTGCTACTTCACATTGCTTCGCATCTTTCATTAATTCTGTCGCTTGTTCAGCAGTCTTTGCTTGCACTTTGTATCCCCCTAGTACTCCGGCAGACTGCGGTGTTAATCCAAGATGCGCCATCACCGGGACCCCCGCATTCGATAACGCTTGAATGATGTCTATTACTTCTCCCCCTCCCTCTAATTTGACTGCATGAGCACCACCTTCTTGCATCATTTTCCCAGCTGTTCGAAGCGCTTCCTCTTTGCTAATATGATAAGACATAAAAGGCAAGTCCGTTACAATAAACGTGTCTTGCGCACCCCGCTTGACCGCTTTTGTATGATGAATCATATCACTTATCGTAACAGGTATAGTCGAATCATAACCAAGCACAACCATTCCTAATGAATCACCAACCAAAATCATATCGATACCTGCTTTTTCTGCTAGCTTTGCTTGTGAGTAATCATAAGCAGTTACCATTGCTATTTTTTCTCCTACTTGTTTCATTTTCAAAAATTCAATGGTAGACTTCATTTTCATCTCCCCTTCCGTTTGGTTGGAAAACTTGTTTTTACCTAAATTTATAAGGATACTGCAGCCTTTCATTTACTATAATCTAAAGATTCTATACTTTTCAGCAGATAAAAAATAATAACTTGCTTATCGAGCAAGTTAAACACGCAAACTTCAAATCGCTCACTTTAAAACAAAACGTTAAATTCTTTAACGTATACAGCGTTTTCAGATTTGAACGTTCAATGATGATGCAGTATGCTTATACAACCTAGTCTTTATTTTCACTTACTTTCATTGTAACTTCAATGGCTTTCCTACCTTTCCATAACAATATACGGTATCAAAAGGTACCATAGCAGCCCTTAACATGTATTAATTTTAAATTGCTGTATCTTTTTATATAAAGTCACACGTGAGATACCTAGTTTTTTAGCAGCAACTGATTTATTGCCATTATATTTTTCTAGCAACTGTATAATTCTTTCTTTTTCGAGTTCTTCCTTTTCCTGCAATAAAGACATATCAGTTATTTTATTCTGTTCCACTTTTTTTCTCTGCAAGTTAAAGTGTTGCGTCAGCTCTTCCCAGTTGATATATCCATTTTCAGCCAATATCGTAATTCTCTCCATAAGATTACGAAGTTCTCGTATATTTCCTGGCCATTTGTAAGCAACAAGTTGCGTTATAACTTCTTCTTTTAATAAAGGGACAGGCATTTGGTATTGGGATGCAAATTGTTTCAAAAAATAGTTAGCAAGCTCTGGAATATCCTCCGTTCTCTCTCTCAACGATGGCATTTTCACTTGAATAACATCGAGTCGATAATATAGATCCGAACGGAACTTATTTTCATTCATAAGTTTCTCAAGATCTTGATTCGTTGCTGCAATGAACCGCACATTTAACCCTTTTCCCTTTGAATCTCCAATTCTAAAAACCCGGTTTTCTTGCAATACTCGAAGAAGCTTCACTTGCATTTTTTTAGGAAGCTCACCAATTTCATCTAGAAATAAAGTACCTCCATCAGCCATTTCTATTTTTCCTTTTCTCCCTTGTTTTTCCGCCCCTGTGAATGTCCCTCTTTCATATCCAAATAACTCACTTTCAAACAGCGCTTCTGGAATAGCACCACAATTTACAGGTATAAAAGGTCCATCCCTTCGAGCGCTTGCATCGTGAATAGCTTGCGCACATATTTCTTTTCCTGTTCCACTTTCCCCAAGGATAAGCGTTGTGGCATCTGTACTAGCGACTTTTCTAGCAATACGTATGGTTTTTTGTAAAGCTGGACTTCTCCCTTTCATTTTTGAAAAAGGGGTTTCTTCTTTATTCATATATATTTTTCTCTTAAGTTCATTTAACTCTGTAGAAGTTGATAACAAATTTTCATTTAATCTTACAATGTTAGAAACATCACGATCAATGGACACTACACCAATCAATTCGTTGTTATCGTTGTAAATCGGAGCGGAATTTATTACAACATGCTTATCCTCTCTAGGACGATGATACGCATTTTTAACAGGTTGTTTCGTTTTTAAAACATATAAAAGCAATAAATCTTCGTCTTGAAAAAAATCTGTTATTGGCTTGCCAATGATTTCATCTTGGTGAATCGTATACGTTTGAACTGCAGCATCATTCCAAAATAAAACTTTACAATCAGGTGCAATAACTACTATAGCATCATCTTCTGTTGCAAGAATTGTATTTAATATGTAATTCTTATTCATTTCACCCCACCCCCTTTATCAGATAACTGTAAACAATTGTATACTTTTCTTACATTTTTGTAAATAAAGTATACATAAAACAAAATACAACACCTTATCAAAATGTATATCAAATAGTTAGACTTTTATTTATCCCCACTATTTTTCAAGTCACTAGCGTATTATCTAAAAACTTCTTACAAAATCCTCTCTGACTTTGTCTTGTTCAGCACACATCTCCCAATTATGGAAGCAGTTTAATACTCAGGTTTTCAAGATGATGAAATCATGCCGTTTAAAGCTGAGTTTAGACTAGTGGGATCCAAAGCAATTGGCATATTTTTTGCTATATGAATTTTGAAAGCTTTATATCATTAGAAAGGAAGATGACTATTGATTAATATCTCAAGCCTATTACAAGCAATCGATACACATACAGTGGGAGAGCCAACTAGAATTATTTTAAAAGGGATACCTAAATTAGAAACAAATACGATGTGGGATAAGAAACAAGAGCTAGAAGAGAAATTTGACCATTTAAGAGCAGTTTTAATGAATGAGCCAAGAGGGCACTCAAATATGTTCGGAGCATTTATTACCGAACCCTGTAATAAGAATTGTGATCTCGGCGTTGTTTTCGCTAATACGAAAGGCTACTTGAATATGTGTGGTCACGGTACTATCGCTGTAGTTACTGCGGGAATTTCACTTGGTATGATTGAAAAAAAAGAAAAGGTTCTTCTTGATACACCTGCTGGTATTATTTCATGCCATGTAACATTTGAAAACGAAAAAGTAAAACGAGTCTCATTCCATAACGCCCCTGCTTTTGTGTACAGACGAAACCTTACTGTGAAAATAGAGGAAAATCTAGAATTGACGTTGGATATTTCCTACGGTGGTAATTTTTTTGCCATATTAGATGCTACTCAACTTTCTTTAAGCATATCGCTTAATAATGCGGAAAAATTTATTGATTTAGGGATGAAAATAAAGGATGCGGTTAATAAACAGATAACTATTTCACACCCAGATTATCCGCATATAAATACAGTAGATTTAGTAGAATTCAGTGAACAAGTTGAGGACAATTATTATCGTAATGTCGTTGTATTCGGAAATGGTCAAATCGACCGTTCACCTTGTGGAACTGGCACCTCGGCAAAACTTGCTTTACTTAATTTCCCAGTTGGTGAGCAAATGAAACATGAAAGTATAATTGGTACTTCCTTTACTGCGAGTGTTGTAAAACAAACAAAAGTCGGTCATTTTAATGCTATTATTCCACAGGTATCTGGTTCTGCATGGATAACAGGATTCCATCAATTTGTAATTGACCAAGATGACCCCTTTAAGCACGGATTTTCGGTATAGTTATAGAAAAAGGAGTTTAATATGAACACAAAATTGACAGCGCTTCAATTATTAGCAGTTAGCTTCATGCTGTTCGCAATGTTTCTTGGTGCGGGAAATATTATTTTTTCCCCTATAGTTGGGCAACAAGCTGGCAGTAATGCATGGGTTCCCATGTTTGGATTTTTAATAACAGGAGTAGGACTTGTTCTCTTAGCGATTATTGCGCTAGCAATGGCTGGTGGGAGAGTGGAAACTCTAGCTGAACGAGTCCACCCGAGGTTCAGCTTCTACTTTTGTATTTTATTATTTTTAACCTTGGGACCATTTTATGTTATACCGCGTACCACATCCGTAGTATACGAGATTTCTATACGTCCTAATTTATCAATGATTAATATGGAAGCAAACGTTATTTTATTTGTTTTTTCGTTTCTATTTATAACAATAACAGCTATTCTCTCTCTTAACCCTAATAAGTTTGTTGACCGACTAGGAAAAGTCATTACTCCTATATTCTCCATTCTACTTCTTATTATTGT
It encodes:
- the panB gene encoding 3-methyl-2-oxobutanoate hydroxymethyltransferase, which codes for MKSTIEFLKMKQVGEKIAMVTAYDYSQAKLAEKAGIDMILVGDSLGMVVLGYDSTIPVTISDMIHHTKAVKRGAQDTFIVTDLPFMSYHISKEEALRTAGKMMQEGGAHAVKLEGGGEVIDIIQALSNAGVPVMAHLGLTPQSAGVLGGYKVQAKTAEQATELMKDAKQCEVAGAFALVLECIPHQLAQKIAYQLRIPVIGIGAGSKTDGQVLVFHDVVTFGVERVPKFVKSFADVNREVLHGLNDYIREVKAGHFPKGSKHTFSMEQEELTSLEKGE
- a CDS encoding sigma-54 interaction domain-containing protein yields the protein MNKNYILNTILATEDDAIVVIAPDCKVLFWNDAAVQTYTIHQDEIIGKPITDFFQDEDLLLLYVLKTKQPVKNAYHRPREDKHVVINSAPIYNDNNELIGVVSIDRDVSNIVRLNENLLSTSTELNELKRKIYMNKEETPFSKMKGRSPALQKTIRIARKVASTDATTLILGESGTGKEICAQAIHDASARRDGPFIPVNCGAIPEALFESELFGYERGTFTGAEKQGRKGKIEMADGGTLFLDEIGELPKKMQVKLLRVLQENRVFRIGDSKGKGLNVRFIAATNQDLEKLMNENKFRSDLYYRLDVIQVKMPSLRERTEDIPELANYFLKQFASQYQMPVPLLKEEVITQLVAYKWPGNIRELRNLMERITILAENGYINWEELTQHFNLQRKKVEQNKITDMSLLQEKEELEKERIIQLLEKYNGNKSVAAKKLGISRVTLYKKIQQFKINTC
- a CDS encoding proline racemase family protein, whose product is MINISSLLQAIDTHTVGEPTRIILKGIPKLETNTMWDKKQELEEKFDHLRAVLMNEPRGHSNMFGAFITEPCNKNCDLGVVFANTKGYLNMCGHGTIAVVTAGISLGMIEKKEKVLLDTPAGIISCHVTFENEKVKRVSFHNAPAFVYRRNLTVKIEENLELTLDISYGGNFFAILDATQLSLSISLNNAEKFIDLGMKIKDAVNKQITISHPDYPHINTVDLVEFSEQVEDNYYRNVVVFGNGQIDRSPCGTGTSAKLALLNFPVGEQMKHESIIGTSFTASVVKQTKVGHFNAIIPQVSGSAWITGFHQFVIDQDDPFKHGFSV